In a single window of the Anabas testudineus chromosome 17, fAnaTes1.2, whole genome shotgun sequence genome:
- the frrs1a gene encoding putative ferric-chelate reductase 1 — translation MEPHHGVPGQTTQSPYHLAANTTTFSPGDHIEVTLSGTSYFEGFLLQGRDAVNPDSVSTVGTFNLTDHKRTQLLTCNNQQGSAVSQTSNARQAEVVVTWNAPEDAPNEVQFMVTVVAHYNVFWVKLPGPIVYKHGVTPRPPHSTTTPPPDPTTTPSILPGPFVSDGCGQSKSCLLDPPGCDPKEDVDCFFLSVTPQEPDKMFVTFELSGPAEGYVGFALSWDTWMGNDDVYMCVKDGNRVSVSAAFLSGRTSPEDQTQAGLSSMSWRLADGVIQCRFSRPVKLSNQEPGRYDLDQKYFLFLASGNALYGRVWKHNRQPLISTHRKNITGPPEILRGSRGPMIMKMHGALMLLAWMLTGSIGTIIASFYKPDWPNQTLLGQKVWFQVHRGLMVLTVILTTLAFCLPFFYRKGWSKHAGVHPYLGCCVLALSLTQPMIAVFRPSPDSDRRYLFNWVHWAVGSVTELMAVAAMFLGIRQSSLLLPSPWSSHVLIGYITWLALIRLILLVQKHFCIKRSLRSDDQQSILSDQSEPSHWFPPSLSSVPRRQNAMAQRWEASLLANQKKE, via the exons ATGGAACCCCACCACGGTGTCCCTGGTCAGACCACTCAGAGCCCCTATCACCTAGCAGCCAACACCACCACGTTCAGTCCCGGAGATCACATCGAAG TCACACTGTCTGGAACATCATATTTTGAGGGCTTCCTGCTTCAGGGTAGAGATGCAGTGAATCCAGATTCAGTGTCCACTGTTGGCACCTTTAACTTGACGGATCACAAGAGGACACAGCTGCTCACCTGCAATAACCAACAG GGTTCAGCAGTGAGCCAGACAAGTAATGCCAGACAGGCAGAGGTTGTGGTCACCTGGAATGCTCCTGAAGATGCTCCAAATGAGGTTCAGTTTAT GGTTACTGTAGTCGCCCACTACAACGTATTTTGGGTCAAGCTACCTGGACCAATCGTCTATAAGCATGGTGTTACACCTCGCCCACCTCACTCCACCACTACACCTCCTCCAGACCCGACAACCACACCCTCTATTCTGCCTGGACCT tttgtttctgaTGGCTGTGGCCAATCGAAATCCTGTCTGTTAGACCCGCCGGGATGTGATCCAAAAGAAGATGTGGACTGCTTCTTCTTGTCAGTGACTCCACAGGAACCAGATAAAATG TTTGTCACATTTGAACTGAGTGGTCCAGCAGAAGGATATGTTGGCTTTGCTTTGTCCTGGGACACGTGGATG ggcaACGAtgatgtgtatatgtgtgtaaaGGATGGGAATAGAGTATCAGTGAGTGCTGCCTTCCTGAGTGGACGGACGTCTCCTGAGGACCAGacacag GCAGGACTCTCCTCGATGTCATGGAGGCTGGCAGACGGTGTGATCCAGTGCAGGTTCAGTAGACCAgtcaaactgtcaaatcagGAACCAGGCCGCTATGATCTGGACCAGAAGTACTTTCTGTTTCTAGCCAGTGGAAATGCTCTCTATG GCAGAGTATGGAAACATAATCGTCAACCATTAATCTCCACCCACAGAAAGAATATCACAGGCCCCCCTGAGATCCTCAGAGGCTCCCGAGGACCCATGATAATGAAAATGCATG GTGCACTAATGCTGTTAGCTTGGATGCTTACTGGAAGTATTGGCACCATCATCGCTAGTTTCTACAAACCTGACTGGCCAAATCAAACTCTGCTCGGCCAAAAAGTCTGGTTCCAG gTTCATCGAGGCCTGATGGTGCTAACTGTGATTCTGACCACTTTAGCCTTTTGTCTTCCATTTTTCTATCGGAAAGGTTGGAGCAAG CATGCAGGAGTCCATCCCTACCTAGGCTGTTGTGTTCTGGCGCTTTCTTTGACTCAGCCAATGATTGCTGTGTTTAGACCGTCACCTGACTCTGACAG GAGATATTTATTTAACTGGGTCCACTGGGCAGTTGGATCTGTGACGGAGCTCATGGCAG TGGCAGCCATGTTCCTGGGAATACGTCAATCATCACTGCTCCTTCCCTCACCATGGTCATCGCATGTTCTGATTGGCTACATTACATGGCTAGCTTTGATCAGGCTCATTCTACTGGTTCAGAAACATTTTTGCATCAAAAGAT CACTGAGGTCAGATGACCAACAGTCCATTCtttctgaccaatcagagccCAGTCACTGG TTCCCCCCTTCCCTCTCTTCAGTGCCTAGAAGACAGAATGCCATGGCACAACGATGGGAGGCCTCCCTACTAGCCAATCAGAAGAAGGAGTGA